A single Nostoc sp. PCC 7107 DNA region contains:
- a CDS encoding fumarylacetoacetate hydrolase family protein: protein MAQRYVRVQNPEGKVYYGLLQLSLNVQALDAPPWLQGQPTDLVLAPDSYQILSPCAPSKIVAVGKNYADHAAEMGTPVPSEPLIFLKPPTSIIATEAEIKYPHQSHRVDYEGELALVIGDRACDCTPEEAQTKIWGYTIANDVTARDLQQKDGQWTRAKGFDTFCPLGPWIVRELNPGARLQTFINDEANPVQSAGIDQMVFSPDVLVSYISKVMTLIPGDVVLTGTPLGIGPLHIGDRIRVEIEGIGRLENTIVAR, encoded by the coding sequence ATGGCACAGCGCTATGTGCGAGTTCAAAATCCAGAAGGCAAAGTTTATTATGGGTTGCTACAGCTATCTCTGAATGTACAGGCGCTGGATGCGCCACCTTGGTTACAGGGACAACCGACAGATTTAGTTTTAGCACCAGATAGTTACCAAATTCTTTCCCCTTGCGCTCCCTCAAAAATTGTGGCCGTAGGTAAGAATTATGCAGACCATGCAGCGGAGATGGGAACACCCGTACCAAGTGAGCCATTAATTTTTCTCAAGCCACCAACATCGATTATTGCCACTGAGGCCGAAATCAAGTATCCACATCAGTCTCATAGAGTTGATTATGAAGGTGAATTAGCTCTAGTGATTGGCGATCGCGCTTGTGACTGCACTCCAGAAGAAGCCCAAACCAAAATTTGGGGTTATACAATTGCTAATGATGTGACAGCGCGAGACTTACAACAAAAAGATGGTCAATGGACTAGAGCTAAGGGGTTTGATACATTCTGCCCCTTAGGCCCTTGGATCGTCCGCGAATTGAATCCAGGTGCAAGATTGCAGACTTTCATCAACGATGAGGCGAATCCCGTGCAATCTGCGGGGATTGATCAAATGGTCTTTTCCCCTGATGTTTTGGTATCTTACATCAGTAAAGTGATGACTCTGATTCCCGGAGATGTCGTACTAACAGGTACACCATTGGGTATTGGCCCCTTGCACATAGGCGATCGCATTCGGGTGGAAATCGAAGGCATTGGTCGTCTAGAAAACACCATAGTTGCCAGGTAA
- the glyA gene encoding serine hydroxymethyltransferase has protein sequence MTRTNSDFLADSDPAIAELINEELQRQRDHLELIASENFTSAAVLAAQGSVLTNKYAEGLPGKRYYGGCEFVDKIEQIAIDRAKQMFGAAHANVQPHSGAQANFAVFLTLLEPGDKIMGMDLSHGGHLTHGSPVNVSGKWFQVSHYGVSKATEQLDYDQIRELALRERPKLLICGYSAYPRIIDFAKFRSIADEVGAYLLADIAHIAGLVATGLHPDPIPYCDVVTTTTHKTLRGPRGGLILTKDAELGKKLDKSVFPGTQGGPLEHVIAGKAVAFGEVLKPDFKTYSAQVIENSRALATQLQNRGLKLVSDGTDNHLMLVDLRSIGLTGKQADQLVSGVNITANKNTVPFDPQSPFVTSGLRLGSPAMTTRGLGVAEFTEIGNIIADRLTNPESETVAADCKRRVAALCDRFPLYSHLQIPVPALA, from the coding sequence GTGACTAGGACTAATTCAGATTTTCTTGCTGATTCTGATCCCGCGATCGCCGAATTAATTAACGAAGAACTCCAGCGTCAACGCGACCACCTGGAGTTAATCGCTAGTGAAAACTTTACCTCTGCGGCTGTCCTGGCTGCTCAAGGTTCAGTTTTAACTAACAAATATGCCGAAGGATTACCGGGTAAACGTTACTATGGCGGCTGTGAATTTGTCGATAAAATCGAGCAAATCGCCATTGACCGAGCTAAACAAATGTTTGGTGCGGCTCATGCTAACGTGCAACCTCATTCTGGCGCTCAAGCGAACTTTGCCGTTTTCCTGACCTTACTCGAACCAGGAGACAAAATCATGGGGATGGATTTGTCTCATGGTGGACACCTGACTCACGGTTCACCTGTCAATGTTTCTGGTAAATGGTTCCAAGTTAGCCATTACGGTGTAAGTAAAGCAACAGAACAACTTGACTACGACCAAATTCGAGAGCTGGCGCTAAGGGAGCGTCCCAAGCTGTTGATTTGTGGTTATTCTGCTTATCCTCGCATCATTGACTTTGCCAAATTCCGTAGCATTGCTGATGAAGTTGGTGCTTACTTACTCGCTGATATTGCTCACATCGCTGGTTTAGTAGCAACAGGCTTACATCCTGATCCCATTCCTTACTGTGATGTTGTAACTACAACCACGCACAAAACCCTGCGCGGCCCTAGAGGTGGATTAATTTTAACTAAAGATGCAGAACTGGGTAAAAAGCTTGATAAATCAGTTTTCCCAGGAACCCAAGGCGGGCCTTTAGAACATGTAATTGCAGGTAAAGCCGTGGCTTTTGGCGAAGTCTTAAAACCAGACTTTAAAACATATTCCGCACAGGTAATTGAAAATTCTCGTGCTTTAGCAACTCAACTGCAAAACCGGGGCTTAAAGTTAGTCTCAGATGGTACAGATAACCATTTGATGCTTGTAGATTTACGTTCAATTGGTTTGACAGGTAAACAAGCAGATCAACTAGTAAGTGGTGTAAATATTACTGCTAACAAAAATACTGTACCTTTTGATCCCCAATCACCCTTTGTCACCAGTGGTTTGAGATTAGGTTCTCCCGCTATGACGACAAGAGGATTGGGAGTTGCAGAGTTTACCGAAATTGGCAATATTATTGCCGATCGCCTCACAAATCCAGAATCAGAAACAGTCGCAGCTGATTGTAAACGCCGAGTAGCTGCACTGTGCGATCGCTTTCCCTTATACTCACACTTGCAAATTCCTGTACCAGCACTAGCATAA
- a CDS encoding Tic20 family protein, producing MAWRGSTNVSDRIFACLPYLLPLVEVFIFSKFLLTQFPVLQILFLPLMPLISLYYSISFAGLIIFFALWLLVVRNEKISHFIRFNTMQAILLDIVIFLCSIITGILGQIPSSNFAIETLYSTIFIGIVAAVAYSVVQSLLGRYAEIPAISDAVYMQVR from the coding sequence ATGGCTTGGCGTGGTTCTACAAACGTTTCCGATCGCATTTTCGCTTGTTTACCTTATTTGCTACCGCTGGTTGAGGTTTTTATATTTAGTAAATTTTTGCTGACACAATTTCCTGTGTTACAAATACTGTTTTTACCTTTGATGCCGTTAATCAGTCTTTATTACAGCATTAGTTTCGCCGGATTGATTATTTTCTTTGCTTTATGGCTGTTAGTAGTCAGAAACGAAAAAATCTCCCACTTTATTCGTTTTAACACCATGCAGGCAATTCTTTTAGACATTGTTATCTTTTTGTGTAGCATCATAACTGGTATTTTGGGGCAAATTCCTAGTAGTAACTTTGCGATCGAAACTCTGTATAGCACTATTTTTATCGGTATCGTAGCAGCAGTAGCATATTCAGTTGTCCAGTCACTTTTGGGACGTTATGCAGAAATCCCCGCAATCTCCGATGCTGTTTATATGCAGGTTCGGTAA
- a CDS encoding glycosyltransferase family 4 protein gives MPAQIYHLIAFLVAAVVVLWTTPDVKNIGIKSGTVDKPGGRKVHERPMVRLGGVSIFAGTFASLLIVWWLGGFGNLPPDKEWQIWGVAIGGLGFFLIGLADDLLNLSPLGRLLLQIIVAAGAWKLGVSIDFITIPTIGIVELNWFSLPITVIWLVGMVNAINWIDGLDGLAAGVSGIAAVVMLLVSLFMNQPAAALIAAALAGAALGFLRYNFNPAQIFMGDGGSYFMGFTLAAVGVIGLVKIPAFTAVILPYLILAVPILDMSAVILTRIRRGKLPWVADRCHLHHRLLQAGLSHRWTVLFIYTLTLWVGSLALAIAGIPSGIAYAFGTTSLLTYTSWRVWKHSQQK, from the coding sequence ATGCCTGCTCAGATTTATCATCTGATTGCCTTTCTTGTGGCCGCCGTAGTCGTTCTCTGGACTACACCTGATGTTAAAAATATTGGTATAAAAAGTGGAACTGTAGATAAACCTGGTGGTCGAAAAGTTCATGAACGCCCAATGGTACGTCTGGGAGGAGTTTCTATCTTCGCAGGTACTTTCGCTTCTTTGCTAATTGTCTGGTGGTTAGGTGGATTTGGCAATTTGCCCCCTGACAAAGAATGGCAAATTTGGGGTGTCGCCATCGGAGGTCTGGGCTTTTTTCTCATTGGTTTAGCAGATGATTTATTAAATCTTTCTCCCTTGGGACGGCTACTATTACAAATTATCGTCGCCGCTGGTGCTTGGAAACTCGGTGTCAGTATAGACTTTATTACAATTCCCACAATTGGCATAGTTGAACTAAACTGGTTCAGTTTGCCGATTACAGTGATTTGGTTGGTGGGGATGGTCAACGCTATCAACTGGATTGATGGTTTAGATGGTTTAGCGGCTGGTGTGTCGGGAATTGCCGCTGTGGTCATGCTGTTGGTGTCTTTGTTTATGAATCAACCAGCCGCAGCCTTAATTGCAGCTGCCTTAGCTGGTGCAGCGCTGGGATTTCTCCGATATAACTTCAACCCCGCGCAAATCTTTATGGGAGATGGCGGGTCTTATTTTATGGGATTCACTTTAGCCGCTGTGGGCGTAATTGGTTTGGTGAAAATTCCCGCTTTCACAGCTGTAATTTTGCCTTATTTAATTTTGGCAGTCCCGATTTTGGATATGTCAGCAGTCATTTTGACCCGCATTCGTCGTGGTAAATTGCCTTGGGTGGCGGATAGGTGTCACTTACACCATCGATTGCTACAAGCTGGTTTGTCCCATCGCTGGACGGTTTTATTTATTTATACACTCACACTCTGGGTTGGCAGTTTGGCATTAGCTATAGCTGGTATCCCCAGTGGTATTGCTTATGCTTTTGGGACAACTTCATTATTAACTTACACTAGCTGGCGAGTTTGGAAACACTCTCAGCAAAAATAA